One stretch of Eriocheir sinensis breed Jianghai 21 unplaced genomic scaffold, ASM2467909v1 Scaffold379, whole genome shotgun sequence DNA includes these proteins:
- the LOC126991994 gene encoding zinc finger protein 98-like isoform X3, with translation MSARSVRKDSLGRVTSTKAPTHSGERNHESQGCRKRLGGKDHLNTHTLTHTGGKKHGCEVCGKSFHLKGNLQTHTLTHTGERKHKCEVCGKKFSLKCNLQTHTLMHTGERKHKCEVCGKKFNQKGSLQTHILTHTGERKHKCEVCGKRFTQKGSLQTHTLTHTGERNHKCEVCGKRFNRKDNLQTHTLTHTGERNHKCEVCGKSFTQKGDLKKHTLTHTGERNHKCEVCGKRFTQKGDLKKHTLTHTGERNHKCEVCGKRFNRKDSLQTHTLTHTGERNHKCEVCGKRFNRKGNLQTHTLTHTGEKNHECEVCGKRFLVKSWLKRHGIRHWPQRVPV, from the exons ATGAGTGCCAGGAGTGTGaggaaagactccctgggaagggtgacctcaacaaaaGCACCCACGCACtcgggtgaaagaaatcatgaatctcAAGGTTGTAGGAAAAGATTGGGTGGGAAggatcacctcaacacacacacccttacacacactggaggaaaaaaacatggatgtgaagtttgtgggaaaagtttCCATCTGAAGGGTAACCTCCagacacacactcttacacacactggtgaaagaaaacataaatgtgaagtttgtgggaaaaagtTCAGTTTGAAGTGTAACCTCCAGACACACACTCTTAtgcacactggtgaaagaaaacataaatgtgaagtttgtgggaaaaa attcaatcagaagGGTAGCCTCCagacacacatccttacacacactggtgaaagaaaacataaatgtgaagtttgtgggaaaagattcactCAGAAGGGTagcctccagacacacacccttacacacactggtgaaaggaaccataaatgtgaagtttgtgggaaaagatttaatcggaaggataacctccagacacacacccttacacacactggtgaaaggaaccataaatgtgaagtttgtgggaaaagcttcactcagaagggtgacctcaagaaacacacccttacacacactggtgaaaggaaccataaatgtgaagtttgtgggaaaagattcactcagaagggtgacctcaagaaacacacccttacacacactggtgaaaggaaccataaatgtgaagtttgtgggaaaagatttaatcggaaggatagcctccagacacacacccttacacacactggtgaaaggaaccataaatgtgaagtttgtgggaaaagatttaatcggaagggtaacctccagacacacacccttacacacactggtgaaaaaaaccatgagtgtgaagtttgtgggaaaagattccttgtgaagtcatggctgaagagacatGGCATAAGACACTGGCCACAAAGGGTTCCAGTGTGA
- the LOC126991994 gene encoding zinc finger protein 98-like isoform X1 encodes MSARSVRKDSLGRVTSTKAPTHSGERNHESQGCRKRLGGKDHLNTHTLTHTGGKKHGCEVCGKSFHLKGNLQTHTLTHTGERKHKCEVCGKKFSLKCNLQTHTLMHTGERKHKCEVCGKKFSLKCNLQTHTLTHTGERKHKCEVCGKRFNQKGSLQTHILTHTGERKHKCEVCGKRFTQKGSLQTHTLTHTGERNHKCEVCGKRFNRKDNLQTHTLTHTGERNHKCEVCGKSFTQKGDLKKHTLTHTGERNHKCEVCGKRFTQKGDLKKHTLTHTGERNHKCEVCGKRFNRKDSLQTHTLTHTGERNHKCEVCGKRFNRKGNLQTHTLTHTGEKNHECEVCGKRFLVKSWLKRHGIRHWPQRVPV; translated from the coding sequence ATGAGTGCCAGGAGTGTGaggaaagactccctgggaagggtgacctcaacaaaaGCACCCACGCACtcgggtgaaagaaatcatgaatctcAAGGTTGTAGGAAAAGATTGGGTGGGAAggatcacctcaacacacacacccttacacacactggaggaaaaaaacatggatgtgaagtttgtgggaaaagtttCCATCTGAAGGGTAACCTCCagacacacactcttacacacactggtgaaagaaaacataaatgtgaagtttgtgggaaaaagtTCAGTTTGAAGTGTAACCTCCAGACACACACTCTTAtgcacactggtgaaagaaaacataaatgtgaagtttgtgggaaaaagtTCAGTTTGAAGTGTAACCTCCagacacacactcttacacacactggtgaaagaaaacataaatgtgaagtttgtgggaaaagattcaatcagaagGGTAGCCTCCagacacacatccttacacacactggtgaaagaaaacataaatgtgaagtttgtgggaaaagattcactCAGAAGGGTagcctccagacacacacccttacacacactggtgaaaggaaccataaatgtgaagtttgtgggaaaagatttaatcggaaggataacctccagacacacacccttacacacactggtgaaaggaaccataaatgtgaagtttgtgggaaaagcttcactcagaagggtgacctcaagaaacacacccttacacacactggtgaaaggaaccataaatgtgaagtttgtgggaaaagattcactcagaagggtgacctcaagaaacacacccttacacacactggtgaaaggaaccataaatgtgaagtttgtgggaaaagatttaatcggaaggatagcctccagacacacacccttacacacactggtgaaaggaaccataaatgtgaagtttgtgggaaaagatttaatcggaagggtaacctccagacacacacccttacacacactggtgaaaaaaaccatgagtgtgaagtttgtgggaaaagattccttgtgaagtcatggctgaagagacatGGCATAAGACACTGGCCACAAAGGGTTCCAGTGTGA